GAAAAAGCTTCTATAAGCTCTGGCATAGAGAATATTTCTTTGTTGTCTTCAGGAGACCAGCCCACAAGAGCTATATAGTTTACTAGAGCTTCTGGAAGATAACCTTTATTTCTAAAATCCTCTACAGCTACATCGCCTTGTCTTTTAGATAGCTTCTTTCTATCCGCATTTAGAATGTTTGGAAGATGTACAAAAGTAGGCGCCTTCCACCCAAACATCTGATATAAAAGTACGTGTTTTGGTGTAGATGTAAGCCACTCTTCCCCTCTTATAACGTGAGTGATATCCATCATATGGTCATCCACAACTACTGCAAAATGATAAGTTGGGAATCCATCAGCCTTTATCAGAACTTGGTCATCCATATCAGAGGTATGAATAGAAACCTTTCCTCTTACTATGTCATTAAATGTAATACTTTTATTTTCAGGAAGCTTCATACGAATTACATAATCTTCTCCCTTGTCAAGCTTATCTTGGATTTCCTCTTGAGATAGCTCTCTACAATGTCCATCGTATTTAGGGTCTAACCCTTCATTTTTTTGCTGCTCTCTGATACGGTCAAGTCTACTTCTGCTACAGAAACAGTAATAAGCATCTCCCTTATCAATCAATGTCTTAATGTGCTCCTTATATATGTCTAGGCGCTCTGACTGAATATATGGCCCACAGTCTCCATTTTGAACTACTTTATTGTCATCTGAAAGCATAACACCTTCATCGTGGTTTACTCCTGCCCAGTTCATAGCAGAAAGCATTCCTTCTACTGCCCCTTCAACCAATCTAGTTCTGTCCGTGTCTTCTACTCTAAGTACATAATTTCCCTGCATTTTTCTTGCATACAAAAAATTGTATAGAGCCGTTCTAAGGCTTCCTATATGTACAAAGCCTGTAGGTGATGGTGCAAATCTTACTCTAACGCTCATATTCATCCTCCTTATAAAATCTTTTATACTTTCTTAAGCGTAATTATCTAAGCTTAGATAAACGCTACGTTATAACTATATTATATCTCACTCATAGCCTTTAATTATATCATTTTTTAAAAAGTATTGCCACAGACGATGAGCTAATTCCTTCTTTTCTACCCTCAAAACCCAAATGCTCAGTAGTAGTAGCTTTTACCCCTACCTGCTCCACATCTATTTCCAGAACCTGCGCTATTCTTACTCTCATGGAATCTATAAAAGGAGCCATTTTAGGCTGCTGAGCAATAATAACACTGTCAATATTACCAATTTTATATCCTTTCTCATCTATAAAAGAAGCTACTTCCTTTAAAAGAAGCATACTGTCTACACCCTTATATTTCATATCTGTATCTGGAAAAAACTTTCCTATATCTCCCATAGCAAGAGCTCCAAGCAAGCTGTCCATGATTGCATGGACAAGTACATCTGCATCAGAGTGTCCATCTAGTCCTTTTTCATGAGGTATAGTCACTCCTCCTATTATTAGCTTTCTATTTTCAACTAGCTTATGAACATCATAACCTATTCCTATTCTCATCTATTCTTCCTCCTTATATTTATGAAGTATAGCCTTTGCAAATACGAGGTCCTCTTTTGTAGTAATTTTTATATTGTCATAAGAGCCAATTACAGTTTTAACTCTACCCTTGTTGTGCTCTACAAGAGATGCATCATCTGTAGGCAGATTGTAGGTAGAGCTTGTTTCATAATTTTTATAGGCATCTATAAGAGCTTTTTTCTTGAATGCCTGAGGAGTATGCACTGCAAAAAGCGAAGCTCTATCTGGAGTATCAAAAACAAATCCATTTTTATCGACTACCTTTATAGTATCCTTGACTGGCACGCCTATGATACATCCATCAAACTGCGCCGCTCCCTCTATTACAGCTTTTATATCCTCACTTGAAAAAAAAGGCCTTACTCCATCGTGAATTATAACTATTTCTGAAGCTTCATCCACTAAAGCAAGCCCATTTTTAACTGAATCAATACGTTCCTTTCCTCCATAAGCTAGCTTAACTTTTTTATCCGTCACTATATAGGGCTTAACTTTTTCATTATAGATAGCTTCCTCTTCTTTTACTATCACTACTACTACTTCATCGATTAAGTAATCCTTTACAAGTTTTTCTATAGTTCTAAGGACAATTGCCTTGCCTTCCAAATCTATAAATTGCTTGTTAATCTCTGCATTCATCCTAGTCCCTTTTCCTGCAGCTACCACTATAGCACTTATCATAACATCCTCCCAAAATTTCTTATATCTCTACTAAAAGGTCATTCTAAATTCAAGTTAAAGATCATTCTAAATTCAAGCTTACCTCAAAAGTACGCTTTTATCAAAAACTATATGTCTATTATATATTAATCTCATACATAAATTCAAAATATAAGGCAGGTTATACCTTATTATTTTTAGGCAAGCAAAAAGCCAGCTAAAATTAGCTGACTTTTCTTTTAAAACCATACTTTGGTTATAAAAAACACTATGATGAAATATCCTAAAAGAATCAAAAGACCAAGTGGAATCAGTACCGAATATTGAGCCATGCAAAGTGCAATAAAGTCTTTCATTGTTATCTTCTCTGGAAAATCCTTCGATATGTCATCTCTTATTCTGTTAGCTTGCTGGTCTTGTTCTTTTTTCTTAAAAATCATCTGATATTTCTCCTATTTTATATTAATTATTTTTATCAAGTAAGTGACAAGCAACAAAGTGCTTATTTCCTCTATCCTTAAATTCTGGTATATCTGTCTTGCATATAGGCATAGCATATGGGCAGCGTGTATGAAACTTACATCCAGATGGTGGGTTTGCAGGAGAAGGAATATCTCCAGTAAGTATAATACGCTTTCTTTCTGCAGTTGGATCTGGCACTGGAGCAGCTGATAAAAGTGCCTGTGTATATGGATGAAGTGGATTTTTGTACATATCTTTTTTATTTGCAAGCTCTACCATAGAGCCTAAATACATAACTCCTACTCTCGTAGAAATATGCTCTACTACAGAAAGGTCATGCGAAATAAATAAATAAGTAAATCCACGCTCTTTTTGTAAATCCATAAGAAGGTTAATAATCTGAGCCTGTATAGAAACATCCAGTGCAGATACTGGCTCATCTGCTATTATAAAATCAGGGTCAAGTGCTAGAGCTCTAGCAATACCTATTCTTTGGCGCTGTCCTCCAGAAAACTCATGAGGATATCTATCTATATGATATGATGCTAGTCCACATTCTTCAATAGTTTTCATAACTTTTTTTCTAAGCTCTACTTTATCAGTAATTATTCCATGATCTAATAGAGCCTCTCCAACTATTTGTCCTACAGTCATTCTTGGATTAAGTGAACTGTATGGATCTTGGAATATCATCTGCATTTTAGGTCTTATAGCTCTTAGCTCTTTATGGTTTAAGCTATGAACTTCTTTACCGTTAAAATATACATCTCCTCCTGTTTTTTCAAACAGTCTGATAATAGCTCTTCCAGTTGTTGACTTTCCACAACCTGACTCTCCCACTATACCTAGAGTCTCTCCTTTTACTATATCAAAACTCACTCCATCTACTGCCTTAACATGTCCCACAGTTTTTTGAAGAACCCCAGCTTTGATAGGAAAATATTTCTTTAAATCTCTTACACTTAAAATTATTTCTGACACTTATTTTCCCTCCCCCTCATATAAAAAGCAGCTGATTTTGTGTTGCTCATCATAATATTTAATGGTAGGAATTTGAGTCTTGCAGATTTCCATGCAGTGCTCACATCTTTCATGGAAGTAGCAGCTATCTTTCATTCCTATTGGGTTAGGTACTTGACCAGGAATAGAATAAAGTCTATCAGCCTCCTGATTTATTACAGGCTTCGATTTAAGTAGTCCTCTAGTGTATGGATGAAGAGGATTCTTAAATATATCATTTACTGGTCCTTCTTCTATTACCTTTCCAGCATACATTACTACCACATAGTCTGCCATCTCAGCAACAACACCAAGGTCATGAGTAATCAGCATAATAGATGTCTGTGTTTTTTGCTTTATATCTCTCATCAAATCTAGTATCTGAGCTTGAATAGTAACATCAAGCGCAGTAGTAGGCTCATCAGCTATAAGTAGCTTCGGATTACACGAAAGCGCCATAGCTATCATAATTCTTTGTCTCATTCCTCCAGATAATTCATGAGGATATGAATCAACTATAGCTTCTGCTCTAGGGATACCTACAAGTTTTATCATCTCAATTGCTTTATCTCTAGCTTGTTTTTTATCTAATTTTTGATGAAGCATAATAGACTCCATAATCTGGTTTCCTACTGTAAAAACAGGATTAAGAGAAGTCATTGGCTCCTGAAAAATCATAGAGATATCATTTCCTCTAATGCTCATCATCTCTTCTTCAGAAAGCGAGGTTATATCTTTTCCATCAAAACTTATATTTCCTTTTACTATCTCACCTTGAGGAGCTGCTATTAGTCTCATAAGAGAAAGTGCAGTAACAGACTTACCACATCCAGACTCTCCAACTACGCACACAGTTTCTCCTTCTTTAATCTTATAACTCACTCCGTTAACAGCTTTTACTGTTCCGGCTTCAGTATAAAAATAGGTATGCACATCTTTAAATTCAACCAATGTTTTTGCCATCTACTCGTCTTCCTCCTATCGCTTCAATTTTGGGTCTAAGGCATCTCTTAGTCCGTCGCCGAACAAGTTAATCGCCATAACTGTTAAGAATATACATACTCCCGGCGGAATCCAAAGCCAAGGTCTGTTTTGGAAATTATAAAAATTATTAACCGCTTGAATCATATTTCCCCAAGATGGAATAGGTGGTACAACTCCAAGTCCCAAGAAAGAAAGCGCTGATTCCATAAGTATTGAGCTACCTATTCCTAGAGTAGCATTAACTATGATAGTTGGAACTACGTTTGGTATAAGATGCTTGAATATTTTTCTGCTATCTTTTAAACCTAGTGCTTCTGCTGCTTGCATAAATTCCTGCTCTCTAAGAGTAAGAATCTGACCTCTTACAAGTCTTGAAAGCCCTGCCCAGCTAAGAATACCTAATATGAACATTACTACAAATATTCTTCTTTCTGGAAGTACCTTTAAATCACTCATAACAGCAGCAAGTATTACAAGTATAGGCATAGTAGGAACTGCCATGAAAATATCTGCTATTCTCATAAGGACGTTATCTATCCAGCCACCGTAAAACCCAGAAAGCCCTCCAACTAGAGTCCCGATGAATACAGAAATAGCTACAGACACAAGCCCAACTAAAAGGGATATTCTTCCCCCTAGCATAAGTCTAAGAAGCACATCTCTACCTACAGAATCAGTTCCAAGCCAAAACTGAGAGCTAGGTGGTTTATTTGCATTAAGTACATTTGTTGTAATCATATCGTGAGGTGAAAGAAACGGTCCTATAAAAGAAAATATAAACATGCCTAGTAATATAATAAATCCAACCATAGATAGTTTATTTTTCTTAAGTCTTCTATATGTCATCCTCCAAGGAGATTCTATAGTCTCATTGGAGCTAATTTTCACTTTTTTGTTAACTGCCTCCATTTATCCTAAGCCCTCCCTTATTTCAATCTTACTCTAGGATCTACTGCTGCATACAAAATGTCAGATAGTAGGTTTCCAAGTAGAACTAGTACCGCCATGAACATATTGAAGCCCATCATAAGAGGATAATCTCTTTTACTAAGAGCTCCAAGCGCAATTTTCCCTATCCCTGGGAATGCGAAAATCTGCTCAGTAATCATTGCTCCTCCAAAGAGGCCCGGAAGCATTAATCCTAGTATAGTAACAATTGGAATAAGTGCATTTCTAAGAGCATGTCTGTAAATAACAGTCTTTTCGGATAAACCCTTTGCTCTTGCCGTTCTAATATAATCTTGCTTTATTACTTCAAGCATAGAGGTTCTAGTGTATCTCATCAGAGACCCAACCCCTGAAAAAGCTAGTACTAGTGTTGGCAGTATAAGGTGTTTGCCCACATCTGCCATAGCTGCGAATCCTGTAGCATTAAGTCCTGCGGTTCTCATACCAGAAACAGGAAGTATATGTAAATCTATTGCGAAAATTTTAATCATAAGTAGTCCTAAAAAGAATGCTGGCATAGATATTCCTATAAGAGCAACAACAGTAGCTCCCATATCGAATTTCGAGTATTGCTTAGTAGCTGAAATGATGCCTATTGGTACTGCTAATATAATAGATAATAAATATGAAAATGCGGATAAAATAAATGAATTCCAAACATAATCGTTAATTACTGATGTAACTGGCTTAGAAAATTGAAGTGAATCTCCTAAATTACCTCTAAGAGCATCTCCAGCCCATCTGAAATATCTAATGTGTAGCGGCTGATCAAATCCATATAAAGCCTTTAGCTCTGCAACCTTTTCAGCTGATAGATTTTTACTTAAGTTTGCATCTATAAAATCTCCTGGAGCTAGTGCAAACAAACCAAATATAATTATCGATAATCCAAGTAAAATCGGAATCATCTGTAACACCCTTCGTGTTATGTACTGCCTCATTAACTATAAGCCTCCTTTTAATAAAAGACCCAGCCATTATAGACTGGGCCTTGCCTAAATTCATCTGGTCATTTTATTAAGTTGCTTATTTCACTATTCTTTGATTGTTACTTTCCAAAGGTCTTTAGTGAATTCTTTATATGGTGTAACATGGAAGCCTTCAAGTCTTGAGTTTGCAGCCCACATGTCACTTCTTTGATATACTATAATGCATGGTAATTCATCATTTAATACTTTGTAGATTTCTGCATAAATTGCTTTTCTCTTTTCGAAATCAGTTTCCTTTGAACCTTGAACAAATAACTCATCTACTTTTGTACTTCCGTAGTTGTATTTATTTTGTGGTCCTCCAGTTTTATAAACGTTTGAAGAATCCCCTGGGTCTGGAGTTAAGCCCCAAGCCATAAACCACATTTCAGCTGAGAAGTTGTTTGTTTTCTCAGTTAATGTTGGGAAGTCAACATACTCAACCTTTAAATCTATTCCAAGCTGTTTGTAAGATTCAATCATAACAGGAAGCATGATATCAAGTACTGGATGGTCTGCCATTCCTGTAAAGAAGATTTCAAACTTTTCTCCATCTTTATATCTAAAACCATCATCTCCCATAGTCCAGCCAGCTTCATCTAAAAGTGCAGCCGCTTTTTCCATGTCATATCCGTATTCATTGATACCTTCTTCAGAGTAAGACCATGCAACTCTTGACTGAGGTACATTAAGTACATTACCAAAAGGTCCATAAATTGCTTCAACTACATCTTTTCTGTTAAGAGCATAAGCAAGTGCTTGTCTTACTCTCTTATCTGAGAATTTAGGAAGAGCGTTGTTCATACCTAAATATCCATATCCATTTGTAGGGAAACGATGAAGATCAACGAAACCTGCACCTTTTAACTGCTCTACGTTTTCAATACTAACATCCATCATTTCAACATCTGTCTGTCCACCTAAGAATGATTGCATTGCAGTTGATTTAGCTGTAACTGTAAAAATTACATTTTTAACTGCTGGCTGTCCCTTCCAGTAATGCTCGTTAGCAGCAAATGTTACAGATTGTCCTTCTTTATACTCTACCATTTTATAAGGACCAGATCCCATTGGCTTAGTTAAAAGAGCTTTTACACTAGAAAGGTCTCCCTTAGTGTAATTTTCACCATAATAAGCTTTTGGTACTATGCCGCCTGTAAAGAAGTAAATTACTTCAGCATTTGGTTCTTCTAAAGTAAACTCTATTGTCTTATCATCTATAACCTTGATACCTTCAATAGATGTCGCTGAACCGTTTTTATAATCATCAAATCCAACAAAGCCGTATTTACTCATATCTGAGTCGCCATCGTAATTAGGATCAGCTAAAAGAAGATATGAAAACTCAACGTCTTCTGCTTTAACATCTGTTCCATCAGAGAACTTGATGCCATCTTTTAGCTTGAATATGTACTTGTTATCGTTTTCCACTGTCCAAGTAGCAATACCTTCATCTACTGGTTTACCTTCATCATCAACCTCAACTAGCTGCTCAAATATCATTTGATTTACATACATATCGTAGCTTGATTGACGGAACTGCTCCATAAATTTACCACTAAACTCTGTCATACCTACTACTATAGTATCTTTTCTATCTAGAGCTTGCTGTGGATTCTTTGAAGGATCCTCTGCTTTGTGGATATCCACTGTTTGTGTTGTTAAATCTGCTTTTTCAGCAGCTTGTTCTGGTGCAGCAGCCTCTTGTCCTCCGCCACATCCGCTTAGCACTAGCATACCTGCTAAAGCCAAAGCCATTAAAGACTTAATCTTAAAACTTTTCAAATTTACTCCCCCTTTTCGAATATTTAGAATTTTTTACATATAAAAATTATTTCTTTCATATTACTAAAACCTGA
This is a stretch of genomic DNA from Acetoanaerobium sticklandii. It encodes these proteins:
- the gltX gene encoding glutamate--tRNA ligase — encoded protein: MSVRVRFAPSPTGFVHIGSLRTALYNFLYARKMQGNYVLRVEDTDRTRLVEGAVEGMLSAMNWAGVNHDEGVMLSDDNKVVQNGDCGPYIQSERLDIYKEHIKTLIDKGDAYYCFCSRSRLDRIREQQKNEGLDPKYDGHCRELSQEEIQDKLDKGEDYVIRMKLPENKSITFNDIVRGKVSIHTSDMDDQVLIKADGFPTYHFAVVVDDHMMDITHVIRGEEWLTSTPKHVLLYQMFGWKAPTFVHLPNILNADRKKLSKRQGDVAVEDFRNKGYLPEALVNYIALVGWSPEDNKEIFSMPELIEAFSLERVSKSGGVFDTAKLNWVNSHYIKEADTQRLVDLASKFVIKEKLMGEQEVKANNEWLLLAMDTVKDRLDYLAQFPEEIKSFLNSAMPELEDEAKEFMKLEHMMELADELEAKITAADKITPDFVSAMFKEIQKEKGIKGKNLFMGTRVIITGQNHGPDIPMVLSLLGKEKALSRIEQAKAHIRGL
- the ispF gene encoding 2-C-methyl-D-erythritol 2,4-cyclodiphosphate synthase, which translates into the protein MRIGIGYDVHKLVENRKLIIGGVTIPHEKGLDGHSDADVLVHAIMDSLLGALAMGDIGKFFPDTDMKYKGVDSMLLLKEVASFIDEKGYKIGNIDSVIIAQQPKMAPFIDSMRVRIAQVLEIDVEQVGVKATTTEHLGFEGRKEGISSSSVAILFKK
- the ispD gene encoding 2-C-methyl-D-erythritol 4-phosphate cytidylyltransferase translates to MISAIVVAAGKGTRMNAEINKQFIDLEGKAIVLRTIEKLVKDYLIDEVVVVIVKEEEAIYNEKVKPYIVTDKKVKLAYGGKERIDSVKNGLALVDEASEIVIIHDGVRPFFSSEDIKAVIEGAAQFDGCIIGVPVKDTIKVVDKNGFVFDTPDRASLFAVHTPQAFKKKALIDAYKNYETSSTYNLPTDDASLVEHNKGRVKTVIGSYDNIKITTKEDLVFAKAILHKYKEEE
- a CDS encoding ABC transporter ATP-binding protein, with product MSEIILSVRDLKKYFPIKAGVLQKTVGHVKAVDGVSFDIVKGETLGIVGESGCGKSTTGRAIIRLFEKTGGDVYFNGKEVHSLNHKELRAIRPKMQMIFQDPYSSLNPRMTVGQIVGEALLDHGIITDKVELRKKVMKTIEECGLASYHIDRYPHEFSGGQRQRIGIARALALDPDFIIADEPVSALDVSIQAQIINLLMDLQKERGFTYLFISHDLSVVEHISTRVGVMYLGSMVELANKKDMYKNPLHPYTQALLSAAPVPDPTAERKRIILTGDIPSPANPPSGCKFHTRCPYAMPICKTDIPEFKDRGNKHFVACHLLDKNN
- a CDS encoding ABC transporter ATP-binding protein, with product MAKTLVEFKDVHTYFYTEAGTVKAVNGVSYKIKEGETVCVVGESGCGKSVTALSLMRLIAAPQGEIVKGNISFDGKDITSLSEEEMMSIRGNDISMIFQEPMTSLNPVFTVGNQIMESIMLHQKLDKKQARDKAIEMIKLVGIPRAEAIVDSYPHELSGGMRQRIMIAMALSCNPKLLIADEPTTALDVTIQAQILDLMRDIKQKTQTSIMLITHDLGVVAEMADYVVVMYAGKVIEEGPVNDIFKNPLHPYTRGLLKSKPVINQEADRLYSIPGQVPNPIGMKDSCYFHERCEHCMEICKTQIPTIKYYDEQHKISCFLYEGEGK
- the opp4C gene encoding oligopeptide ABC transporter permease codes for the protein MEAVNKKVKISSNETIESPWRMTYRRLKKNKLSMVGFIILLGMFIFSFIGPFLSPHDMITTNVLNANKPPSSQFWLGTDSVGRDVLLRLMLGGRISLLVGLVSVAISVFIGTLVGGLSGFYGGWIDNVLMRIADIFMAVPTMPILVILAAVMSDLKVLPERRIFVVMFILGILSWAGLSRLVRGQILTLREQEFMQAAEALGLKDSRKIFKHLIPNVVPTIIVNATLGIGSSILMESALSFLGLGVVPPIPSWGNMIQAVNNFYNFQNRPWLWIPPGVCIFLTVMAINLFGDGLRDALDPKLKR
- a CDS encoding ABC transporter permease; amino-acid sequence: MRQYITRRVLQMIPILLGLSIIIFGLFALAPGDFIDANLSKNLSAEKVAELKALYGFDQPLHIRYFRWAGDALRGNLGDSLQFSKPVTSVINDYVWNSFILSAFSYLLSIILAVPIGIISATKQYSKFDMGATVVALIGISMPAFFLGLLMIKIFAIDLHILPVSGMRTAGLNATGFAAMADVGKHLILPTLVLAFSGVGSLMRYTRTSMLEVIKQDYIRTARAKGLSEKTVIYRHALRNALIPIVTILGLMLPGLFGGAMITEQIFAFPGIGKIALGALSKRDYPLMMGFNMFMAVLVLLGNLLSDILYAAVDPRVRLK
- a CDS encoding ABC transporter substrate-binding protein, coding for MKSFKIKSLMALALAGMLVLSGCGGGQEAAAPEQAAEKADLTTQTVDIHKAEDPSKNPQQALDRKDTIVVGMTEFSGKFMEQFRQSSYDMYVNQMIFEQLVEVDDEGKPVDEGIATWTVENDNKYIFKLKDGIKFSDGTDVKAEDVEFSYLLLADPNYDGDSDMSKYGFVGFDDYKNGSATSIEGIKVIDDKTIEFTLEEPNAEVIYFFTGGIVPKAYYGENYTKGDLSSVKALLTKPMGSGPYKMVEYKEGQSVTFAANEHYWKGQPAVKNVIFTVTAKSTAMQSFLGGQTDVEMMDVSIENVEQLKGAGFVDLHRFPTNGYGYLGMNNALPKFSDKRVRQALAYALNRKDVVEAIYGPFGNVLNVPQSRVAWSYSEEGINEYGYDMEKAAALLDEAGWTMGDDGFRYKDGEKFEIFFTGMADHPVLDIMLPVMIESYKQLGIDLKVEYVDFPTLTEKTNNFSAEMWFMAWGLTPDPGDSSNVYKTGGPQNKYNYGSTKVDELFVQGSKETDFEKRKAIYAEIYKVLNDELPCIIVYQRSDMWAANSRLEGFHVTPYKEFTKDLWKVTIKE